DNA sequence from the Bdellovibrionota bacterium genome:
GCCACAAACCAGAGCATTCCCGCCGCAACGGTTATGGTAGAAGCAAAAAGTATCGCTTCATGGCTGACGCCCAGAAATTCTTCCATCGATCGCCGTACCGGATTCTACACGTCCGACCTGCGAATGCCCTCAGATCATGCGGAGTTGTAACAGCGTTGAGGCTTCGCAAACCTCGGACGAATCTTTTCCACGGTACGCAAAAAGTTTCCCGACCAAAAGGGTCTTGTGATGCTTGAATTCGATCAAGAAGGATTTGACGCCATGGACCAGCGGACCTTAAGTACCATCATCGGAAAGTTCGACGGGGCCCCGTGGGCCTCGACACGCCTTCTTCCTCGATCAGCGGGGAAAGCGATACCGCTGGATTCCATCGGGGGAATCTATGTTTCGAACGGCTTGTCAATCGTGGCTTCAAGGAGTAAGCAATTCGAGGTTATGAGATGATGCGAAACGCGTAAGCGCAAAACTTCCGACGTATCAACATCCTTAGGTAAGGGAGGTACCGGCGTGCATTCGCCGACAACAACATACGTGTGCGCAGGGATTTTGGCGCTTTTCGCTGGAACCGCGCAGGCGGAAGTATTCCGGAGCGCACCTCTGAACGGTGGAAAGTTTTCGCTTGGGATGGAACCTGAAATTGCATTCAACGGCGACACGGACGCTTCGTTTTTCCTTCATGGTGGCTTTGGCGTCGGCCGCGGATATGGACTTCACGTAAAGATCGGGTTCGGACGCAGCCAGTTTAACGACGACGACGTCTATTTCGGGGGAATGCTCGATATTCCTCTCGTCCGGGACGGGCGAGGATATCCCGGCCTCTATGTCGCCGTGGGGGGAAGCACGCTGGGAGAGGGGGCGATCGATAGTCATTTGATCGTTCACAATGACTTCGGGAGAGTCACGCTCTACGGCGGGATCGACGACGCCGTGGTGTTCGTCGACAACCCGAGCGGCAACGATGTCGCTTTTCCGGTGGAGGTGGTGTTTGGGGCGGAGTTTACGGTAAGCGGACCCTTCCATCTCCTTCTGGAAGGCGGGATCGATCTTCACGACAGCGCGAACTTTATCAGCGGCGGGATGAAATTCTATTTTCCGTGAGAGGCTCCTTGCCCGGCCTACGAAGGCGGTGTGAGCTTTTTCAATTGAATCTGCAGGCCGTACACGGTCGCGAAGTCGGTCATGAGTTCCTGCGCTCGCTTCTCGACGCCCGATTTCAATTCCGGACTCAACAGGTCGCGTCGAACCTCAATCTTCACCGCCTCCAGAATCTTATTTCGGTCGCCGGGTGTAAGGCGACGCAAAAAGGTGTCTTCCTCTTGAAGAAAGTGGAAGTCGAGGTCGATCGACAAGATTTCCGGCTCCGGCAGCTTTGCCTCTACCTTTTTTGACGCCAAATCGGAGATGATTTCGGCCTTTTCAAGATTGTAGCCAATTTGGGCAGTACCCTTGGTGGCGATGACGCTTCGCTGTCCGGTCCACGGGACCGGGAGCTGTTGGATTTTCAAATTTTCTCTGCGGACTTCGTAAATTTGCGAAACCCGCGCTTCAATGACACCGAGTTTTAGAATGTTTTTGACTTGTTGGACGGCATCCAATCTGGCGACCTGTGGCTCCCTCGGCGTCCGGGAGGGGAGACGTAGGTATAACGCGACGCTGAGGGCGGCGACCACGCCGCACAGAAAAAACAAGGCATTTAGCTTTGCAGAGCCGGCGGGAGTCATGCAGCCGATTATCCTATCGCTTCCGGGTGCGATCCGGAAATGAAAGGGGGGATATTCCAACCTGCGGTGGGTGCTAGCCATGAAGGTCACACGGCGTCGGATACGC
Encoded proteins:
- a CDS encoding DUF4230 domain-containing protein, with protein sequence MTPAGSAKLNALFFLCGVVAALSVALYLRLPSRTPREPQVARLDAVQQVKNILKLGVIEARVSQIYEVRRENLKIQQLPVPWTGQRSVIATKGTAQIGYNLEKAEIISDLASKKVEAKLPEPEILSIDLDFHFLQEEDTFLRRLTPGDRNKILEAVKIEVRRDLLSPELKSGVEKRAQELMTDFATVYGLQIQLKKLTPPS